In the genome of Rhizobium rhizogenes, one region contains:
- a CDS encoding P1 family peptidase has product MATRNNLLTDIDGVSVGNVTDLSLGSGVTAIVFEKPAIASGSVLGGAPGGRDTGLLDPAMTVETVDALVLSGGSAFGLDAAGGVQAGLREIGRGLQVGSTRVPIVPQAILMDLLNGGDKEWGLHSPYREMGYAAFKAAGRETFELGTVGAGTGATTATFKGGLGSASAISSGGYKVAAIVAVNALGSATVGTSRHFWSAPFEMQGEFGDCGFPERFEPDHTALRLKGVNLTATTIGAVVTDATLTKAQAHRLSIMAHDGLARAVLPAHLPSDGDTMFAAATGDKPLEGGVHFAELCHLATIVMARAVARGVYEATALPVAGAQKAYCDLHEQDR; this is encoded by the coding sequence ATGGCGACACGCAACAATCTTCTCACGGATATTGACGGCGTTTCGGTCGGCAATGTCACCGATCTCTCCCTCGGCTCCGGCGTCACGGCGATTGTTTTCGAAAAGCCCGCCATCGCCTCCGGCTCGGTTCTCGGCGGTGCGCCCGGCGGGCGCGATACCGGGCTGCTCGACCCGGCGATGACGGTTGAAACGGTGGATGCACTGGTGCTTTCCGGCGGTTCGGCCTTCGGGCTGGATGCGGCGGGCGGGGTTCAGGCCGGGTTGCGGGAGATCGGCCGCGGGTTGCAGGTAGGCTCCACCCGCGTGCCTATCGTGCCCCAGGCGATCCTGATGGATCTGCTAAACGGCGGCGACAAGGAGTGGGGTCTGCATTCGCCTTATCGCGAGATGGGATATGCGGCCTTTAAGGCGGCAGGTCGCGAGACTTTCGAACTCGGAACGGTGGGCGCAGGAACGGGCGCGACGACAGCCACCTTCAAGGGTGGCCTCGGTTCGGCCAGCGCCATCAGTTCCGGCGGTTATAAGGTGGCGGCCATCGTCGCGGTCAATGCGCTGGGTTCCGCGACTGTTGGCACAAGCCGCCATTTCTGGTCCGCGCCTTTTGAAATGCAGGGCGAATTCGGCGATTGCGGTTTTCCGGAACGTTTCGAACCGGACCATACCGCGCTGCGGCTCAAAGGGGTCAATCTCACTGCGACGACCATCGGCGCTGTCGTGACCGATGCGACACTTACAAAGGCGCAGGCGCATCGCCTCTCCATCATGGCGCATGACGGGCTGGCGCGTGCGGTTCTGCCCGCCCATTTGCCGAGCGACGGCGATACCATGTTCGCGGCGGCGACCGGCGACAAACCGCTTGAAGGCGGCGTCCATTTCGCCGAACTCTGCCATCTCGCCACAATCGTGATGGCGCGGGCGGTGGCACGCGGTGTCTATGAGGCGACGGCGCTGCCGGTGGCGGGCGCCCAAAAGGCCTATTGCGATCTTCATGAGCAGGATCGTTGA
- a CDS encoding winged helix-turn-helix domain-containing protein, producing the protein MNETRAPLKPVLRIDFSPGERLGHGKIELMELIVETGSISAAGRAMDMSYRRAWLLVDALNHMFMQPVIESQRGGKQGGGAVLTAFGAEVLERYRGMEKRMNEVLRQDIDWLETNRNPDDAVNRDREPPIL; encoded by the coding sequence ATGAACGAAACGAGAGCACCACTGAAACCCGTTCTCCGCATTGATTTTTCGCCCGGGGAGCGTCTGGGCCACGGCAAAATCGAGTTGATGGAGCTGATTGTCGAGACGGGGTCCATTTCGGCCGCCGGGCGGGCCATGGATATGTCCTATCGCCGCGCATGGCTGCTGGTCGATGCGCTGAACCATATGTTCATGCAGCCGGTGATCGAATCCCAGCGCGGCGGCAAGCAGGGCGGCGGGGCGGTGTTGACCGCTTTTGGGGCCGAGGTGCTGGAGCGCTATCGCGGCATGGAAAAGCGGATGAACGAGGTCTTGCGTCAGGATATCGACTGGCTGGAGACCAACCGCAACCCCGATGATGCCGTCAATAGGGATCGAGAGCCGCCGATTTTATGA
- the modB gene encoding molybdate ABC transporter permease subunit → MALHWWTLSPEEWTAIRLSLWVSSIAMLASLPFGIAVAVALARGRFWGKSLLNGIVHLPLILPPVVTGFLLLVLFGRRGAIGQFLDTYFGIVFSFRWTGAALACAVMAFPLMVRSIRLSIEAVDRKLEEAAGTLGASPFWVFLTVTLPLTLPGIIAGMILAFAKAMGEFGATITFVSNIPGETQTLSAAIYTFTQVPGGDAGALRLTIVSVVISMLALLVSEFLARIIGKRVSME, encoded by the coding sequence ATGGCATTGCATTGGTGGACACTCAGCCCTGAAGAATGGACGGCGATCAGGCTCAGCCTGTGGGTGTCCTCCATCGCCATGCTTGCCAGCCTGCCCTTCGGCATTGCGGTGGCCGTGGCGCTGGCCCGCGGCCGCTTCTGGGGCAAGTCGCTGCTGAACGGCATCGTCCACCTGCCGCTCATTCTGCCGCCCGTCGTCACCGGCTTTCTGTTGCTTGTTCTCTTCGGCCGCAGGGGCGCCATCGGGCAATTTCTCGATACTTATTTCGGCATCGTCTTTTCCTTCCGCTGGACCGGGGCAGCGCTCGCCTGCGCCGTCATGGCCTTTCCGCTGATGGTGCGCTCCATCCGCCTCTCCATCGAGGCGGTGGACCGCAAGCTGGAAGAGGCAGCGGGAACGCTCGGGGCAAGCCCGTTCTGGGTGTTCCTCACCGTCACGCTCCCCCTGACGCTCCCCGGCATAATCGCCGGCATGATCCTCGCTTTTGCCAAGGCCATGGGCGAATTCGGCGCGACCATTACCTTCGTTTCAAACATTCCGGGCGAGACCCAGACGCTTTCCGCCGCCATCTACACCTTCACGCAGGTGCCCGGCGGCGATGCCGGTGCATTGCGACTGACCATCGTTTCCGTCGTGATTTCCATGCTCGCCTTGCTCGTCTCGGAGTTTCTGGCCCGTATCATAGGCAAACGGGTGAGCATGGAATGA
- the modC gene encoding molybdenum ABC transporter ATP-binding protein, with translation MTLSVSTHHRLGSFELDASFASEGGVTALFGRSGSGKTSMIRIIAGLLRPDEGKVSLDGEVLADSGNRLFLPAHRRRFGYVFQEARLFPHLSVAQNLNYGRWFTTDKTKVAQDDRIVDMLGIGHLLQRRPNKLSGGEKQRVAIGRALLSSPRLLLMDEPLASLDEQRKAEIIPYLERLRDETKIPIVYVSHSIQEVARLADRIVVMRDGKVEAQGNAADVLGRPDFSSHLERREAGSILSGHIESFDARHGLAAVRLSTALLQVPAKMRTPGNPARVLIPARDVMLALVKPEGLSALNILEGHIADISVSEDGMVTVQVDCGGDIIQSRITDLSRERLQLEPGKPVHAIIKSAALDPY, from the coding sequence ATGACGCTTTCGGTCTCAACTCACCACCGCCTCGGCTCCTTCGAACTTGACGCGTCATTTGCCTCCGAAGGCGGCGTGACCGCACTCTTCGGGCGCTCCGGCTCCGGCAAGACATCGATGATCCGCATCATTGCCGGCCTGCTGCGGCCGGATGAAGGAAAAGTCTCGCTCGACGGCGAAGTACTGGCCGATAGCGGAAACCGGCTGTTCCTGCCGGCCCACAGACGCCGTTTTGGTTATGTCTTTCAGGAGGCGCGGCTCTTCCCGCATCTCAGCGTGGCGCAGAACCTGAATTATGGCAGATGGTTCACCACAGACAAAACGAAGGTCGCACAGGATGACCGTATCGTCGACATGCTCGGCATCGGCCATCTCTTGCAGCGCCGTCCGAACAAACTCTCAGGCGGCGAAAAACAACGCGTTGCCATCGGCCGCGCCTTGCTTTCTTCCCCCAGACTGTTGCTGATGGACGAACCGCTCGCCTCGCTGGACGAACAGCGCAAGGCTGAGATCATTCCCTATCTCGAACGGCTGCGCGACGAGACGAAAATTCCGATCGTCTATGTCAGCCATTCCATCCAGGAAGTCGCCCGCCTTGCCGACCGCATCGTGGTGATGAGAGACGGTAAGGTGGAGGCGCAGGGAAATGCGGCCGATGTGCTGGGGAGACCCGATTTCAGCAGCCATCTGGAGCGGCGGGAAGCGGGCAGCATCCTGTCAGGGCACATCGAAAGCTTCGATGCACGGCACGGGCTTGCCGCCGTCAGGCTCAGCACAGCGCTGCTTCAGGTTCCGGCAAAAATGAGAACACCCGGCAACCCTGCACGGGTGCTTATACCGGCTCGCGATGTCATGCTGGCTTTGGTGAAACCCGAAGGCCTCAGCGCGCTCAACATTCTCGAAGGCCATATTGCAGATATCTCGGTCAGCGAGGACGGCATGGTGACGGTTCAGGTGGATTGCGGTGGCGATATCATCCAGTCGCGCATCACCGATCTCTCGCGAGAACGCCTGCAACTGGAGCCCGGGAAGCCGGTACATGCCATCATAAAATCGGCGGCTCTCGATCCCTATTGA